From Cheilinus undulatus linkage group 17, ASM1832078v1, whole genome shotgun sequence, one genomic window encodes:
- the LOC121524773 gene encoding max-binding protein MNT isoform X2, with protein MSRNRHPILMDTIQPAVVQAIINPKRGMEGTFQTPQTPRTCSSPGSAGKSCWSPDVRVVVLLVTVAGVVILLLLYRLLQLRHRLRMARARHALEYHSFFHSATYTLKHPDPRLDLPTKNGSIPDTTPPVLTVPPTATVAPLPPPPTSSLPPLPLPPPPVLPPPPLHAPPSLPPPAPVLTFPLPLPVIHTTPPSPHLSWGACSDVDLYSRIGAYRPSRLSSISNQSKVILFEHSSL; from the exons ATGAGTAG GAATCGACACCCAATCCTCATGGACACCATCCAGCCTGCCGTGGTCCAGGCCATCATCAATCCAAAACGGGGTATGGAGGGAACCTTCCAGACTCCACAGACCCCCAGGACCTGCAGCTCACCCGGATCTGCTGGGAAATCCTGCTGGAGCCCAGATGTGAGGGTGGTGGTTCTTCTGGTGACGGTGGCTGGAGTGgtgatactgctgctgctctaCAGACTCCTACAGCTCAGACACAG GTTGAGGATGGCTCGGGCACGTCACGCTCTGGAGTACCACAGCTTCTTCCACAGCGCCACGTACACCCTCAAACACCCTGACCCACGTCTGGATCTTCCAACGAAGAACGGCTCGATCCCTGATACCACTCCGCCCGTCCTCACTGTGCCACCAACAGCCACTGTGGCACCACTTCCACCACCTCCGACGTCTTCTCTGCCTCCACtgcctctccctcctcctccggTCCTGCCTCCACCTCCACTCCACGCTCCCCCTTCTCTCCCCCCACCAGCTCCTGTCCTGACCTTCCCTCTCCCTCTGCCTGTGATCCACACCACCCCGCCAAGCCCCCACCTGTCCTGGGGTGCCTGCTCCGATGTGGATCTGTACTCTCGGATTGGAGCTTACAGGCCATCCAGGCTCTCCAGCATCTCCAACCAATCAAAAGTTATCCTGTTTGAACACTCATCTCTCTGA
- the LOC121524773 gene encoding COPII coat assembly protein sec16 isoform X1, with protein sequence MAAMVTSSTTLQIPPQPQPPLLRNRHPILMDTIQPAVVQAIINPKRGMEGTFQTPQTPRTCSSPGSAGKSCWSPDVRVVVLLVTVAGVVILLLLYRLLQLRHRLRMARARHALEYHSFFHSATYTLKHPDPRLDLPTKNGSIPDTTPPVLTVPPTATVAPLPPPPTSSLPPLPLPPPPVLPPPPLHAPPSLPPPAPVLTFPLPLPVIHTTPPSPHLSWGACSDVDLYSRIGAYRPSRLSSISNQSKVILFEHSSL encoded by the exons ATGGCAGCAATGGTCACCAGTAGCACCACTCTTCAGATCCCTCCTCAGCCTCAGCCTCCTCTCCTCAGGAATCGACACCCAATCCTCATGGACACCATCCAGCCTGCCGTGGTCCAGGCCATCATCAATCCAAAACGGGGTATGGAGGGAACCTTCCAGACTCCACAGACCCCCAGGACCTGCAGCTCACCCGGATCTGCTGGGAAATCCTGCTGGAGCCCAGATGTGAGGGTGGTGGTTCTTCTGGTGACGGTGGCTGGAGTGgtgatactgctgctgctctaCAGACTCCTACAGCTCAGACACAG GTTGAGGATGGCTCGGGCACGTCACGCTCTGGAGTACCACAGCTTCTTCCACAGCGCCACGTACACCCTCAAACACCCTGACCCACGTCTGGATCTTCCAACGAAGAACGGCTCGATCCCTGATACCACTCCGCCCGTCCTCACTGTGCCACCAACAGCCACTGTGGCACCACTTCCACCACCTCCGACGTCTTCTCTGCCTCCACtgcctctccctcctcctccggTCCTGCCTCCACCTCCACTCCACGCTCCCCCTTCTCTCCCCCCACCAGCTCCTGTCCTGACCTTCCCTCTCCCTCTGCCTGTGATCCACACCACCCCGCCAAGCCCCCACCTGTCCTGGGGTGCCTGCTCCGATGTGGATCTGTACTCTCGGATTGGAGCTTACAGGCCATCCAGGCTCTCCAGCATCTCCAACCAATCAAAAGTTATCCTGTTTGAACACTCATCTCTCTGA
- the htr1ab gene encoding 5-hydroxytryptamine (serotonin) receptor 1A b: MEAANNTTDWFQFLNSSNETQSEEEEVKQSYQVVTSFLLGALILCAIFGNACVVAAIALERSLQNVANYLIGSLAVTDLMVSVLVLPMAALYQVLNRWTLGQIPCDIFISLDVLCCTSSILHLCAIALDRYWAITEPIDYMKKRTPRRAAVLISVTWLVGFSISVPPMLIMRSQPSNMAEERANPKQCVIIQDPWYTIYSTFGAFYIPLTLMLVLYGRIFKAARFRIRRTVRKTEKKKVTDSCLALSPALFHKKTPGDGQGKTWKRSVEPRPLPSVNGAVKHAEDGESLEIIEVHSNSKGNLPLPNTPSSVPLFESRHEKATEAKRKIALARERKTVKTLGIIMGTFILCWLPFFIVALVRPFCQNCHIPRALEDVINWLGYSNSLLNPIIYAYFNKDFQSAFKKLLKCHFCKQ; encoded by the coding sequence ATGGAAGCCGCGAACAACACAACAGACTGGTTTCAGTTTCTAAACTCTTCAAACGAAACACAaagtgaagaggaggaggtgaagcagAGCTACCAGGTGGTCACATCCTTCCTGCTCGGCGCGCTCATCCTGTGCGCAATCTTTGGGAACGCGTGTGTGGTGGCAGCCATCGCTTTGGAGCGCTCTCTGCAGAATGTGGCCAACTATCTGATCGGGTCTCTGGCTGTCACGGACCTCATGGTGTCGGTGCTGGTGCTGCCCATGGCGGCGCTTTATCAAGTCTTAAATCGATGGACGCTCGGGCAGATCCCGTGCGACATCTTCATCTCTCTGGATGTGTTGTGCTGCACTTCGTCCATCCTGCACCTGTGCGCCATAGCTCTGGACAGATACTGGGCGATAACAGAGCCCATAGACTACATGAAGAAGAGGACGCCGAGGAGAGCTGCGGTCCTCATCAGTGTTACCTGGCTGGTGGGTTTCTCCATCTCGGTGCCGCCTATGTTGATCATGCGCTCCCAGCCCAGCAACATGGCAGAAGAGAGAGCGAACCCCAAGCAGTGTGTGATCATACAAGACCCTTGGTACACGATATACTCCACATTTGGTGCGTTTTACATCCCGCTGACTTTGATGCTGGTTTTATATGGGAGGATTTTCAAAGCGGCCAGGTTCCGGATCAGACGGACTGTGcgtaaaacagagaaaaagaaagttaCAGACTCTTGTTTGGCGTTATCCCCCGCTCTGTTCCACAAAAAGACCCCAGGAGACGGACAGGGGAAGACCTGGAAGAGGAGCGTGGAGCCACGGCCGCTGCCGAGCGTCAACGGCGCGGTGAAACACGCGGAGGACGGCGAGTCCCTGGAGATCATCGAAGTTCACAGCAACTCCAAAGGCAACCTGCCGCTGCCCAACACCCCGAGCTCAGTGCCGCTGTTTGAAAGCAGGCACGAGAAGGCGACCGAGGCGAAGAGGAAGATCGCGCTGGCACGCGAGCGCAAAACGGTGAAGACTCTGGGCATCATCATGGGCACTTTCATTCTCTGCTGGCTGCCCTTTTTCATCGTTGCCCTGGTCAGGCCTTTCTGCCAGAACTGCCACATCCCCAGAGCCCTGGAAGATGTCATTAACTGGCTGGGTTACTCCAACTCTCTACTGAACCCCATCATTTACGCATACTTCAACAAAGACTTCCAGAGCGCGTTTAAGaagcttttaaaatgtcatttctgTAAACAGTGA